The Juglans microcarpa x Juglans regia isolate MS1-56 chromosome 8S, Jm3101_v1.0, whole genome shotgun sequence genome has a window encoding:
- the LOC121244293 gene encoding signal recognition particle receptor subunit alpha homolog — MHVRVFLHTLVLCDSCAKAPDSIFEKGFEKDPAIVAKEAIREATHNGSDVVLVDTAGQMQDNEPLMRALSKLIYLNNPELVLFVGEALVGNDAVDQLSKFDQKLADLSTSASPRLIDGILLTKFDTIDDKVGATLSMVCISGEPVMSVGCEQSYTDLKMLNVKSIVKTMNLNENVLVSFFMVCCVSVCHSASMLLHAELSVSSLK; from the exons ATGCATGTGCGTGTGTTTTTGCATACATTGGTGCT CTGTGACTCATGCGCAAAGGCTCCAG ATTCTATATTTGAGAAGGGCTTTGAGAAAGATCCTGCCATTGTAGCAAAGGAAGCAATCCGGGAGGCAACACATAATGGTTCTGATGTGGTTCTTGTTGATACAGCTGGTCAAATGCAG GATAATGAACCGTTGATGAGAGCACTCTCAAAGCTTATTTACCTTAACAATCCCGAACTGGTCTTGTTTGTTGGAGAGGCACTGGTTGGAAATGATGCCGTTGATCAACTTTCAAAATTCGATCAG AAATTAGCCGACCTTTCGACTTCAGCTAGTCCAAGACTGATAGATGGGATCTTGCTCACAAAGTTTGATACTATTGATGATAAG GTTGGAGCTACACTTTCAATGGTTTGCATATCTGGGGAACCAGTCATGTCTGTCGGCTGTGAACAGTCATATACAGATCTCAAGATGCTCAATGTAAAATCGATTGTCAAGACCATGAACTTGAATGAGAATGTGTTGGTTTCATTCTTCATGGTGTGCTGTGTGTCTGTTTGTCACTCGGCATCTATGTTGTTGCATGCTGAACTTTCAGTGTCATCCCTT AAGTGA